The following coding sequences are from one Sylvia atricapilla isolate bSylAtr1 chromosome 23, bSylAtr1.pri, whole genome shotgun sequence window:
- the LOC136371067 gene encoding TLC domain-containing protein 5-like — MVAIALEVTCSFVTWLCLYWCFCRWNTQRSYKWSCRLVTLVHGLIVTCLSGYVVFLDGPWPLTHAGSPNTPLQIHVLSLTLGYFIFDLGWCLYFQTEGDLMLLHHTLSVCGMILVLGLGKSATEVNAVVFVSEITNPLLQARWFLREMGSYHTSLGKVVDFLFVLLFLALRIGAGAWIMYGMVTSPEPNWLLKAGGLAMYLVSLGFMVEICRFVRRKMWKKTPSLDTRCLQE; from the exons ATGGTTGCCATCGCCCTGGAGGTGACCTGCAGCTTTGTCACCTGGCTGTGCCTCTACTGGTGCTTCTGCCGCTGGAACACGCAGCGTTCCTACAAGTGGAGCTGTCGCCTGGTCACCCTCGTGCACGGGCTCATTGTCACCTGCCTCTCTGGCTATGTCGTGTTCCTCGATGGCCCCTGGCCTCTGACCCACGCAG GCTCACCAAACACCCCTCTCCAGATCCACGTGCTGTCCCTGACCTTGGGCTACTTCATCTTTGACCTGGGCTGGTGCCTGTACTTCCAGACAGAGGGGGACCTGATGCTGCTCCACCACACCCTGAGCGTCTGCGGCATGAtcctggtgctggggctgggcaaaTCGGCCACCGAGGTGAACGCCGTGGTGTTTGTCAGTGAAATCACCAACCCCCTGCTCCAGGCCCGCTGGTTCCTGCGGGAAATGGGCTCTTACCACACTTCCCTGGGCAAAGTGGTGGATTTCCTCTTCGTGCTCCTCTTCCTGGCGCTGCGCATCGGGGCGGGAGCGTGGATCATGTACGGGATGGTGACGTCCCCAGAACCCAACTGGCTCCTCAAGGCTGGGGGCCTGGCCATGTACCTGGTGTCCTTGGGGTTCATGGTGGAAATTTGTCGCTTTGTCAggaggaaaatgtggaaaaaaaccccttccctggacacacgATGTTTGCAGGAGTAG